A DNA window from Sulfitobacter noctilucicola contains the following coding sequences:
- a CDS encoding acetyl-CoA carboxylase biotin carboxylase subunit, translating into MFKKILIANRGEIACRVIKTARKMGLTSVAIYSDADAQALHVQMADEAIHIGPPPANQSYIVIDKVMAAIKESGAEAVHPGYGFLSENSKFAEALEAAGVAFVGPPVGAIEKMGDKITSKKIAQEAGVSTVPGYMGLIEDADEAVKISNDVGYPVMLKASAGGGGKGMRIAWNDEEAREGFQSSKNEAANSFGDDRIFIEKFVTQPRHIEIQVLCDAHGNGIYLGERECSIQRRNQKVVEEAPSPFLDEATRKAMGEQAVALAQAVGYTSAGTVEFIVDGDKNFYFLEMNTRLQVEHPVTELITGVDLVEQMIRVANGEKLTIKQSDVKLNGWSIENRLYAEDPYRGFLPSIGRLTRYRPPQEVAAGPLSDNGKWADDAPTGTFAVRNDTGVYEGGEISMYYDPMIAKLCTWAPTRAEAIEQMRVALDSFEVEGIGHNLPFLSAVMDHPIFIDGTMTTAFIEEQYPEGFEGVELAEAELRRIAAATAAMHRVAEIRRARVSGRMDNHERKVGANWNVSLQGQSFDVVINADKEGATVEFDSGESLRVSGNWTPGDQLASMMVDNAPLVMKVGKISGGFRIRTRGADISVHVRNPRQAELARKMPVKVAPDTSKMLLCPMPGLVVKLDVAVGDEVQEGQALCTIEAMKMENILRAEKKGVVTKVNAGEGDSLAVDDVIMEFE; encoded by the coding sequence ATGTTCAAGAAAATTCTGATCGCCAACCGCGGTGAAATTGCCTGCCGCGTGATCAAAACCGCCCGCAAGATGGGGCTGACCTCTGTCGCGATCTATTCGGATGCGGATGCGCAGGCGCTGCACGTGCAAATGGCGGATGAGGCCATCCACATCGGCCCGCCGCCTGCCAACCAGTCCTATATCGTCATCGACAAGGTGATGGCCGCGATCAAGGAAAGCGGTGCCGAAGCGGTGCATCCCGGCTATGGTTTCCTGTCTGAAAACAGCAAGTTCGCCGAAGCGCTTGAAGCGGCTGGCGTCGCTTTTGTCGGGCCGCCTGTGGGTGCGATTGAAAAGATGGGGGACAAGATCACCTCCAAAAAGATCGCGCAGGAAGCGGGGGTTTCCACAGTGCCCGGTTACATGGGCTTGATCGAGGACGCCGATGAGGCGGTCAAAATCTCCAATGATGTCGGCTATCCTGTCATGCTTAAGGCCTCTGCAGGCGGCGGCGGTAAAGGCATGCGTATCGCGTGGAACGACGAAGAGGCCCGCGAGGGGTTTCAGTCCTCCAAAAACGAAGCGGCGAACAGCTTTGGCGATGACCGCATTTTCATCGAAAAATTCGTAACCCAGCCGCGCCACATCGAAATTCAGGTTTTGTGTGATGCACACGGCAACGGCATCTATCTGGGCGAACGCGAATGTTCGATCCAGCGCCGCAACCAGAAAGTAGTTGAGGAAGCGCCCAGCCCGTTTCTGGACGAAGCGACCCGCAAGGCGATGGGAGAGCAGGCGGTCGCGTTGGCGCAGGCCGTGGGTTATACTTCGGCCGGTACGGTCGAGTTCATCGTGGACGGCGACAAGAATTTCTACTTCCTCGAGATGAACACACGTTTGCAGGTGGAACACCCTGTGACCGAGCTGATCACCGGTGTCGATCTGGTCGAACAGATGATCCGTGTTGCCAATGGCGAAAAGCTGACGATCAAACAGTCGGATGTAAAACTGAACGGCTGGTCCATCGAGAACCGGCTGTATGCTGAAGATCCCTATCGCGGTTTCCTACCCTCTATCGGCCGCTTGACCCGTTACCGCCCGCCACAGGAAGTTGCCGCCGGCCCGTTGTCGGATAATGGCAAATGGGCGGATGATGCGCCTACCGGTACTTTTGCGGTGCGCAATGACACTGGTGTTTATGAGGGCGGCGAGATCAGCATGTATTACGATCCGATGATCGCCAAGCTATGCACATGGGCACCGACACGCGCCGAAGCGATTGAGCAAATGCGCGTGGCGTTGGACAGCTTCGAGGTCGAAGGCATCGGTCACAACCTGCCGTTCCTCTCTGCTGTGATGGATCACCCGATCTTTATCGACGGCACCATGACCACTGCCTTTATCGAAGAGCAATATCCCGAAGGGTTCGAGGGTGTTGAGCTGGCTGAGGCCGAATTGCGCCGGATTGCGGCCGCCACGGCCGCCATGCACCGCGTCGCAGAAATCCGCCGCGCGCGCGTATCGGGCCGGATGGACAACCATGAGCGGAAGGTCGGAGCAAACTGGAACGTCAGCCTGCAAGGGCAATCTTTTGATGTTGTCATCAATGCGGACAAAGAGGGCGCGACCGTCGAGTTCGACAGCGGTGAAAGTCTTCGAGTGTCTGGCAACTGGACACCGGGTGACCAACTCGCATCAATGATGGTGGACAATGCGCCGCTGGTGATGAAAGTCGGCAAAATCTCGGGGGGGTTCCGTATTCGTACGCGTGGGGCTGATATTTCCGTACACGTCCGCAACCCGCGTCAGGCAGAGCTGGCGCGCAAGATGCCGGTCAAAGTGGCACCGGATACCTCCAAGATGTTGTTGTGCCCGATGCCCGGTCTTGTCGTGAAGCTGGACGTGGCCGTGGGCGACGAAGTGCAGGAAGGGCAGGCGCTCTGCACGATCGAGGCGATGAAGATGGAGAACATCCTGCGCGCTGAGAAAAAAGGTGTGGTGACCAAGGTCAACGCGGGCGAGGGCGACAGCCTTGCCGTGGATGATGTGATTATGGAGTTCGAATAA
- a CDS encoding DUF4174 domain-containing protein, whose translation MKRLMTLVIAGLIATTALAQETPMKEPDTLFLPADMDDLSEFRWKKRPVLVFADSPDDPEYIEQMELLRARTEELVERDVVVLTDTDPDARSALRLLMRPRGFMLVLVGKDGGNKLRKPFPWDVREITRSIDKMPMRQLEIREEKENAATR comes from the coding sequence ATGAAACGCCTTATGACCCTTGTTATTGCTGGACTAATCGCGACCACAGCACTGGCGCAGGAAACACCTATGAAAGAGCCCGACACGCTGTTTTTACCCGCCGACATGGATGATTTGAGCGAATTTCGCTGGAAAAAGCGGCCAGTTCTGGTCTTTGCCGACAGTCCCGATGATCCCGAATACATCGAACAGATGGAATTGTTGCGCGCCCGCACAGAAGAATTGGTAGAGCGGGATGTAGTGGTTCTGACTGATACAGACCCTGATGCCCGATCTGCCTTGCGATTGCTGATGCGACCCAGAGGTTTCATGTTGGTGCTGGTCGGCAAGGACGGCGGTAACAAGCTGCGCAAGCCGTTTCCATGGGACGTGCGCGAGATCACCCGCAGCATCGACAAAATGCCCATGCGACAGCTGGAAATCCGCGAAGAGAAAGAGAATGCTGCCACACGCTGA